One stretch of Procambarus clarkii isolate CNS0578487 chromosome 35, FALCON_Pclarkii_2.0, whole genome shotgun sequence DNA includes these proteins:
- the LOC138371340 gene encoding tripartite motif-containing protein 5-like, producing MMDNKPEACSVCFIDYDDNQLRPRNLPCGHTFCSQCIDNAIKNGQLSCPSCRAQHTATAATQFPISYAVEAFVRKLKNIQLTTEEVVPAKPSEGPARGISKTLRSLVQEQKNIISSLITSCEEVLSQLGKYRGQLGDWKTHHLQLQDRLYALLEENKSAMKLLELEDTSVVDMTTQGEEGKTQLQAMLGSLDTVNTPQEVGTTIDTADGCKMKVEDWLQKCQELFPDVKTVHTSVKVQETIREALEMMTTETGATADNVHLEDSASSIMNKVQEITGEIPRKPLTVEDLRRMSEPIKRLVEASRVLAVKRLVEAGRVVAVQEDQDGRRSARITLQDGQLYLHPLLRQPTPADAHTLQESEVVGVLDPSCTLAFLDLGWAGSTRGRVTIRLTPDTPLARQFVLLCTGQRGHTYRNTKLLQVEDKGEPGECVVGGDYESNDGEGGAPLLPDLQGQYRESAQAGAVLAWCELGGPWSAQFAIITRDDQDGDQWSDVFGDVVSGLDVVRAAVNHSDITEVTVVDCGVVLPL from the exons gataacaagccagaggCATGTTCAGTGTGTTTTATCGATTATGATGACAATCAGCTACGACCTCGCAATCTGCCGtgcggccacacattctgctcccagtgtattgacaatgctatcaagaatggtcagctgtcctgccccagctgccgtgcccagcacactgccacagctgctactcagttcccaattagctatgctgtggaggcatttgttaggaaactcaaaaacatccagctaacaactgaggaagtagtgccaGCAAAACCTTCTGAAGGTCCTGCCAGAGGCATCAGTAAGACGTTACGTtccctggtgcaggagcagaagaacatcatcagcagcctcattactagctgtgaagaggtactgtcccagctggggaagtaccgggggcagctgggggactggaagactcaccacctccagctccaggacagactctatgctctaTTAGAGgagaacaagtcagcaatgaagctcttggaactggaggataccagtgtggtggatatgacaacacaaggagaggaagggaagactcagctgcaggccatgttggggagcctcgacacagtcaacaccccacaggaggttggcacaaccatagacacagctgatgggtgcaagatgaaggtagaagattggctccagaagtgccaggaactcttcccagatgtcaagactgtccacacctcagtgaag gtgcaggagaccatcagggaggccctggagatgatgaccacagagacaggtgccacagctgacaacGTACACCTGGaagactcagcctccagcatcatgaataaagttcaggaaatcactggagagATCCCCCGGAAGCcattaaca gttgaggacctccgcaggatgagtgagcccatcaagaggctggtggaggctagcCGGGTGCtggccgtcaagaggctggtggaggctggccgggtggtggccgtccaggaagaccaagatggccgccgctccgccaggataactctacaagacggacagctgtacctccacccactcctgcgtcagcccacgcccgccgacgctcacaccctccag gagagtgaggttgtgggcgtgctggacccctcctgcaccctggcgttccttgacctcgggtgggcggggtcaacaagagggcgggtcaccatccggctgacccctgacactccgctggccagacagtttgtgttgttgtgtacgggccagcggggccacacctaccgcaacactaaactgttgcagGTAGAGGACAAGGGTGAGccgggggagtgtgtggtgggcggggactacgagagtaatgatggtgagggaggagccccactgctgcctgacctccaagGGCAGTACCGGGAGTCAGCCCAGGCAGGAGCTGTGTTGGCCTGGTGTGAGCTGGGGGGTCCCTGGAGTGCCCAGTTCGCCATCATCACCAGGGACGACCAGGATGGTGACCAGTGGTCAgatgtcttcggtgatgtggtgagcggcctggatgtggtgagggcagcagtcaaccacagtgacattacaGAGGTGACTGTGgtagactgtggtgttgtgctgccactctag